A window of the Acidithiobacillus thiooxidans ATCC 19377 genome harbors these coding sequences:
- a CDS encoding HugZ family protein: protein MTPIDQGVAIGAEARRFVRSYHNGSLCTLSKKLEGYPFASVSPFVLDAAGNPVILISNLAEHTKNIDADPRVSLLVYPCADDAQAVGRVTLTGRAARLPDKNGFGERYLRYLPQAQDYFAAHDFYFYRIQVENIRYIGGFGKIHWVRPEHYAPPPTAALLEAEAGILAHMNADHRDNMRDYCRHLCACDAVDVEMVGIDYDGFDLRADGKLLRLDFPEPITGPQEARTALVAMARQCREAQGQETI, encoded by the coding sequence ATGACACCTATTGACCAGGGAGTTGCCATTGGCGCAGAAGCCAGGCGATTCGTACGCAGCTACCATAATGGATCGCTCTGCACACTCTCCAAAAAACTGGAAGGCTATCCTTTTGCCTCGGTCAGTCCTTTTGTGCTCGACGCCGCAGGTAATCCAGTCATTCTCATCTCCAATCTGGCCGAACACACCAAAAATATTGATGCCGATCCCCGGGTGAGCCTGCTGGTTTATCCCTGTGCAGACGATGCGCAAGCCGTGGGCCGGGTGACTTTAACAGGGCGCGCTGCCCGCTTGCCCGACAAAAATGGTTTTGGAGAACGCTATCTGCGTTACTTACCCCAGGCACAGGATTACTTCGCTGCCCATGATTTTTATTTCTATCGGATTCAGGTCGAAAACATTCGCTATATTGGCGGTTTCGGCAAAATCCACTGGGTGCGACCTGAACATTATGCACCCCCACCCACAGCGGCTCTGCTAGAAGCTGAAGCAGGGATTCTTGCCCATATGAATGCTGACCATCGCGACAATATGCGCGATTATTGTCGTCATCTGTGCGCTTGCGACGCTGTTGATGTAGAAATGGTGGGCATTGACTACGATGGTTTTGATTTACGTGCCGATGGCAAGCTACTGCGCCTTGATTTTCCTGAGCCCATTACCGGCCCGCAGGAAGCGCGGACAGCACTGGTCGCCATGGCCCGGCAGTGCCGGGAAGCGCAAGGACAGGAAACCATATGA
- a CDS encoding HlyD family secretion protein: MSTTASSSAPDYSSREKQRRRLLLLLAVIVLIAAGLGVLWWLLRGQYWIETNDAYVTGNITPVDSLSAGTVKQVRVENTEYVHAGQILAALQGSQTRLAMEQAGAHLAATVRQVRQDFARVQALQQSVQAQLAERQKLEMDLNRYQQSLPSGAVSRIRIENTQNEITSAAAQVAEAQAKLRGARAIVAGTTVSDNPLVQQAATAFEKADINWQRRLIRAPISGYIAQRSAYPGLKVAAGQHLFSVVPLNDLWVVANIKETAMRHVRPGQAVQLTSYYYGHQVRYHGTVLGLLPGAGSAFSILPPENATGNYIHIVERVPVRIAIPARELAEHPLRPGLSMIAQLHWKSGQKHSVLQPLTTTPTQGYATTVYRTELLQAQQRAEVIIHQNS; encoded by the coding sequence ATGAGTACAACAGCATCCTCCTCAGCCCCTGACTACAGCTCGCGGGAAAAACAGCGGCGCAGACTGTTGCTGCTGCTTGCCGTTATTGTGCTTATTGCTGCTGGATTGGGAGTCCTCTGGTGGTTGTTGCGGGGCCAGTACTGGATTGAAACCAATGATGCTTACGTCACCGGCAACATCACCCCGGTGGATAGTTTGTCGGCAGGCACCGTCAAGCAGGTGCGGGTGGAGAATACGGAATATGTTCATGCCGGTCAGATTCTGGCAGCCCTCCAGGGTTCGCAGACCCGACTGGCCATGGAACAGGCCGGTGCCCATCTGGCGGCAACAGTCAGACAGGTCCGCCAGGATTTCGCCCGGGTCCAGGCGTTGCAACAGAGCGTTCAGGCCCAACTGGCTGAACGGCAAAAACTGGAAATGGATTTGAACCGCTACCAACAGTCGCTGCCCAGCGGGGCGGTTTCCAGGATTCGCATTGAAAATACGCAAAATGAAATCACTTCCGCAGCAGCACAAGTCGCAGAGGCCCAAGCCAAGTTGCGAGGGGCACGAGCCATTGTCGCGGGCACCACGGTATCTGATAATCCGCTGGTTCAGCAGGCTGCCACGGCTTTTGAAAAAGCCGACATCAACTGGCAACGGCGACTCATCCGTGCCCCCATATCGGGTTATATCGCGCAACGCTCTGCCTACCCCGGTTTAAAAGTGGCTGCAGGCCAGCACCTGTTTTCGGTGGTGCCGCTCAATGACTTATGGGTGGTGGCCAATATCAAGGAAACGGCCATGCGCCATGTCCGTCCCGGACAGGCCGTTCAGTTGACCAGCTATTACTACGGCCATCAGGTACGCTATCACGGCACCGTTCTGGGTTTGCTTCCCGGTGCCGGCAGTGCATTCAGCATTCTGCCCCCCGAGAATGCTACCGGAAATTACATTCATATTGTGGAACGCGTGCCGGTACGTATTGCCATACCTGCCAGGGAACTCGCGGAACACCCCTTGCGTCCGGGGCTTTCCATGATTGCACAACTGCACTGGAAATCCGGGCAAAAACATTCGGTACTCCAGCCCCTGACCACCACCCCGACCCAAGGTTATGCAACCACGGTATACCGCACTGAACTGCTGCAGGCTCAACAGCGGGCGGAGGTCATCATTCACCAGAATAGCTAA
- a CDS encoding LysR family transcriptional regulator translates to MDTELLLTFLTVAKSGGISAAARVLHRSQPAVTERLQKLSQMVGEPLTMRHGRGIQLTPAGEALLTTAQRMREVIDEFEDIILRRQRLQSGVLRIAATNTVANYFLPERLVAFQQQFPDVEIQLRGGVIDWESIALSDWDLFFLEGGLDLEGLPSYYAVTPWLDDEIMTIFPEGHALLQRDVLNLEDLMAYPLIWRESGSGIRRSVEKVFRDAGLSPRQSIEVTGVEAVGAAVDAGLGIGFVTAAALLCRKDWRVQARRLPAPHGIQWTLYMARPQPAYQSHTIRAFLEFLETATVGLPLIGRYVINPDAEIHS, encoded by the coding sequence ATGGACACAGAACTTTTATTAACCTTTCTGACCGTGGCCAAAAGTGGCGGGATCAGTGCAGCAGCGCGAGTACTCCATCGCAGCCAGCCGGCCGTCACGGAAAGACTGCAGAAATTGAGCCAGATGGTCGGAGAACCTTTGACGATGCGTCATGGTCGCGGCATTCAACTGACCCCCGCCGGTGAGGCGCTCCTGACCACCGCCCAACGTATGCGTGAAGTCATCGACGAATTCGAGGATATAATCTTACGTCGCCAACGCCTGCAAAGTGGGGTTTTACGCATTGCGGCGACTAATACCGTAGCCAACTATTTTTTACCGGAACGCCTGGTTGCTTTTCAGCAGCAATTTCCTGATGTAGAAATTCAGTTGCGCGGAGGGGTTATTGACTGGGAAAGCATTGCTTTGTCTGACTGGGATTTATTCTTTCTGGAAGGTGGTCTGGATCTGGAAGGCTTGCCTTCCTATTACGCCGTAACACCCTGGCTGGATGATGAAATCATGACGATATTTCCAGAAGGACACGCTTTGCTGCAACGCGATGTTCTGAATCTGGAAGATCTGATGGCCTACCCTCTGATCTGGCGCGAATCGGGTTCGGGAATCCGCCGCTCCGTCGAAAAAGTTTTTCGGGATGCCGGGTTGAGTCCCAGACAGTCTATTGAAGTGACAGGTGTTGAGGCGGTCGGCGCCGCTGTGGATGCCGGGTTGGGCATCGGCTTTGTGACAGCCGCCGCCTTGCTCTGCCGAAAAGACTGGCGCGTACAGGCGCGGCGTCTACCTGCACCGCATGGTATCCAGTGGACTTTATACATGGCCAGACCACAACCCGCTTATCAGTCTCACACCATACGCGCCTTTTTGGAGTTTCTGGAAACCGCTACGGTAGGACTTCCGTTGATAGGCCGATATGTGATCAATCCAGACGCTGAAATTCACTCATAA
- a CDS encoding hemerythrin domain-containing protein yields the protein MTPIDQIMQQDHERLDQLLEQSAQAVRQGAWQEAAQLLEAFRHGIVDGHMVVEENTLFPAFELQEGSEDHPLTALLRKGHQDLRVFFEEMAEAIADQDAETFDDLLSTVQTILKQHDAKEETELYPYLAAALADQGEAAGKRILDFEAEARS from the coding sequence ATGACACCCATAGATCAGATCATGCAACAGGACCATGAACGCCTGGATCAACTTTTGGAGCAAAGTGCCCAGGCTGTCCGCCAAGGCGCATGGCAGGAAGCTGCGCAGTTACTGGAAGCCTTCCGCCATGGGATTGTCGATGGTCATATGGTTGTGGAAGAAAACACCTTATTCCCTGCCTTTGAGCTGCAGGAAGGTAGCGAAGATCATCCTCTGACTGCGCTACTCCGCAAGGGGCATCAGGATCTGCGGGTGTTTTTTGAAGAAATGGCGGAGGCCATTGCAGACCAAGACGCCGAGACCTTTGACGATCTGCTGAGTACCGTCCAAACCATTCTCAAACAACACGATGCCAAGGAGGAAACTGAACTTTATCCCTATCTGGCTGCCGCATTGGCGGATCAGGGTGAAGCTGCGGGAAAGCGTATTCTCGACTTTGAGGCGGAGGCCAGATCATGA
- a CDS encoding DNA-3-methyladenine glycosylase family protein: MNQAASRFTLSPPAPFRLDLTVWALRRQAHNQIDSWDGEIYRRAWQYSGNRLEVRLWQTQAGRTPLLEGEVQGNCVDASSVAWVSRQLSWMLSLDQDLRPFYAMAASDLRLAALADRFQGFRPPRFSSLFEALSNAIACQQLSLHVGILLLNRMARLCSNAPEATNSFVPFPNPATLLQLEAASLRSLGFSIQKAKFLHGIAETAAAGQLARENWQGLSNSEAAQRLHQLRGIGRWSTEYVLLRGLGRLDVFPGDDVGARKALYQWLEEKSAPDYTQVAKRLQPWQPYAGMLYFLLLLNRLEKEGHIP, translated from the coding sequence ATGAATCAGGCCGCAAGCCGTTTTACGCTCAGCCCGCCCGCGCCCTTTCGCCTGGACCTGACCGTCTGGGCACTCCGTCGTCAGGCTCATAATCAGATAGATAGCTGGGATGGCGAAATCTACCGGCGGGCCTGGCAATATTCAGGAAACAGGCTGGAGGTCCGGCTTTGGCAAACTCAGGCTGGCAGGACGCCACTGCTGGAAGGAGAAGTCCAGGGGAACTGCGTTGATGCATCAAGCGTTGCCTGGGTCAGCAGGCAACTTTCGTGGATGCTGAGTCTGGACCAGGATCTTCGCCCCTTCTACGCGATGGCCGCCAGCGACTTGCGGCTGGCAGCTCTGGCGGATCGCTTTCAAGGATTCAGGCCGCCGCGTTTTTCCTCTCTTTTCGAAGCGCTGAGTAATGCCATTGCCTGCCAGCAATTAAGTCTGCACGTCGGCATTCTCCTGCTCAATCGCATGGCGAGGCTGTGCAGTAACGCTCCCGAAGCAACGAACTCGTTTGTGCCTTTCCCGAACCCTGCCACCTTACTGCAGCTGGAAGCAGCCAGCCTGCGCAGCCTGGGGTTCAGCATCCAGAAGGCCAAGTTTTTGCATGGAATTGCAGAAACCGCTGCAGCAGGTCAGTTGGCGCGTGAAAACTGGCAAGGCCTGAGCAATTCTGAAGCCGCACAGCGCCTGCATCAGTTGCGCGGTATCGGCCGTTGGTCTACAGAATATGTGTTACTGCGCGGGCTGGGGCGTCTGGACGTGTTTCCCGGTGATGATGTAGGTGCCCGCAAGGCCTTGTATCAGTGGCTGGAAGAAAAGTCTGCTCCGGACTATACGCAGGTAGCCAAAAGGTTGCAGCCTTGGCAACCCTATGCTGGCATGCTGTATTTTCTTCTGCTCTTAAACCGCCTGGAGAAGGAGGGACATATACCATGA
- a CDS encoding DUF488 domain-containing protein, which yields MTSHSPLRLHPPEIITWRVYERPLPAGYHVLAERLWPRGVRKEDLPLDDWPKELTPSTALRQWFGHVEDRWTEFRERYLKELAEHQEEACRLLDNAEGRPVILLYAAHDKIHNGAVVLREFLLSQSC from the coding sequence ATGACATCCCATTCGCCGTTGCGACTGCATCCCCCTGAGATCATTACCTGGCGCGTCTATGAGCGCCCTCTGCCAGCAGGCTACCACGTGCTCGCTGAACGCCTCTGGCCGCGCGGGGTGCGCAAGGAGGATCTTCCCCTGGACGACTGGCCCAAGGAACTCACACCCAGCACCGCCTTGCGTCAATGGTTTGGGCATGTAGAGGATCGCTGGACCGAGTTTCGTGAGCGTTATCTGAAAGAACTTGCCGAACACCAGGAAGAAGCCTGTCGTTTACTGGATAATGCGGAAGGTCGGCCGGTCATTCTGCTGTATGCCGCCCACGATAAAATCCATAATGGTGCTGTGGTACTTCGGGAGTTTTTGCTATCACAGTCCTGCTGA
- a CDS encoding efflux transporter outer membrane subunit: MKKSIVLLLTLLLLAACARLPEHLPGAHLAHSPQIQQTLARADHHYGITAGPWPAQQWWKAAQLPALDHLIQVALRQNPSLQLASTRILAAKAMTAEQQAALLPQFSAGAALTQEYFSQNGLHLQANGKSFTYTAINPLELRYHLDLWGRDSDQVRAALGQVRVHQADYAEAKLQLEKQLAWHYFLLAGETRQLHLAERLENLQKSLLQLEKQRWQDGLNNARPVYAQTETYGSARQSVAQLRAAIAQQRYVLAALAGHGPDWGRSIGVEPLPDFSTINIPRQLPLRLISHRPDMVAARWEIEVAAQQVGAARAAFYPDVNIALFAGWNSIDLGDLFSPGNLAHAIGPVVSLPIFEGGKLRARLKAQNALYLAAQDHYRHTILSAVREIAGHLASWQKYRQQLQEQTRMSKAASQDSALTTAAFHSGTTNKISVYRSRIREINLQNQQITLQIHNAQSWVLLNVALGGGYTVEKKPA, from the coding sequence ATGAAAAAATCCATTGTTCTACTGCTAACATTGTTACTGCTTGCGGCTTGTGCGCGCCTGCCGGAGCATCTTCCCGGTGCGCATCTCGCCCATAGCCCTCAAATTCAACAGACCCTGGCACGGGCCGATCATCACTATGGAATCACGGCGGGTCCATGGCCTGCACAGCAGTGGTGGAAAGCGGCGCAACTGCCTGCTCTTGACCATCTGATTCAGGTTGCCCTTCGCCAAAACCCATCGCTGCAGCTTGCCAGCACCCGTATTCTGGCCGCCAAAGCCATGACTGCAGAGCAGCAGGCCGCCCTCCTCCCGCAGTTTTCGGCGGGAGCCGCCCTTACTCAGGAGTATTTTTCACAGAATGGTTTGCACCTTCAGGCCAATGGCAAAAGCTTCACCTATACCGCAATCAACCCGCTGGAACTCCGTTATCATCTGGACTTGTGGGGACGCGACAGCGATCAGGTTCGTGCAGCTTTGGGGCAAGTACGCGTTCATCAGGCGGATTATGCCGAGGCAAAATTACAGTTGGAGAAACAACTGGCTTGGCATTATTTTCTGCTGGCGGGTGAAACACGGCAACTGCATCTGGCGGAGCGTCTGGAAAACCTGCAAAAATCCTTGTTGCAACTGGAAAAACAACGTTGGCAGGATGGTCTGAACAATGCCCGGCCGGTGTATGCGCAGACAGAAACTTATGGCAGTGCGCGGCAGTCAGTCGCCCAACTGCGGGCCGCCATTGCGCAACAGCGCTATGTGCTGGCCGCCTTGGCCGGGCATGGACCCGATTGGGGACGGAGTATTGGCGTAGAACCGTTACCGGATTTCTCCACCATAAATATCCCCCGTCAATTACCTCTGCGTCTGATCAGCCACCGTCCTGATATGGTCGCTGCACGCTGGGAAATCGAAGTCGCTGCGCAACAGGTCGGGGCCGCCCGCGCGGCTTTTTATCCCGATGTCAATATTGCCCTGTTTGCCGGTTGGAACAGTATTGATCTGGGTGATTTATTCAGTCCCGGAAATCTGGCCCATGCCATTGGTCCGGTGGTATCCCTGCCCATTTTTGAAGGCGGAAAGCTCCGTGCCCGTCTCAAAGCGCAAAATGCCTTGTATCTGGCCGCACAAGATCATTATCGCCATACCATTCTCAGCGCGGTGCGTGAAATTGCCGGGCATTTGGCCAGCTGGCAAAAATATCGTCAGCAACTACAGGAACAGACACGGATGAGCAAGGCCGCCAGCCAGGATAGCGCACTGACTACAGCCGCTTTTCATTCGGGTACCACCAATAAGATAAGTGTTTATCGCAGCCGGATTCGGGAAATCAATCTGCAAAACCAGCAGATCACCTTGCAAATACATAACGCACAATCCTGGGTGCTGCTCAATGTTGCCCTGGGGGGCGGATATACGGTGGAGAAAAAACCAGCATGA
- a CDS encoding thioredoxin family protein — translation MKVQILVSKWCPVCPQAEAVWKQAAEKVPMELQVLDVADREGREIVSNLRIKTVPAIVVDGALKTVGAQPLGEVLKMLGVQ, via the coding sequence ATGAAAGTACAAATTCTGGTCTCGAAATGGTGCCCGGTTTGCCCGCAGGCTGAAGCAGTATGGAAACAAGCTGCGGAAAAGGTGCCGATGGAACTGCAGGTACTGGATGTGGCGGATCGCGAAGGGCGCGAAATCGTCAGCAATCTGCGCATTAAAACGGTCCCGGCCATTGTCGTGGACGGTGCCCTGAAGACAGTGGGCGCACAGCCTCTGGGCGAAGTGCTGAAAATGCTCGGCGTCCAATGA
- a CDS encoding FAD-binding oxidoreductase, producing MEYEICLEPSGVRFKADESQNIVEAAKAHHVAIKHGCASGSCGDCKGTILSGESEQGPFMPLLLLPTERAAGMAILCKLYPRSNLRLQAEVISGDVWNTEIVGLSKLAWNVLELRLRPEKPYPYRSGQYARMAVPGQENQWRSYSMATPPQDRDELVFHIRELPGGLFSRWLFYQAQCGDAITLGPPQGDFALQDNTRPLLCIAAGTGLAPIEAIIQESMHTGQTRPIHLFYGAKKQRDFYHLETLQQWAGQYAHFTFTPTISDGEDTQWKGARRLLPTVAANGHWQDHEVYLCGGPGMIEAAIDLLRSHDVPHAHIHFDSFAPNG from the coding sequence ATGGAATACGAAATTTGTCTGGAGCCCTCCGGTGTCCGCTTCAAGGCGGATGAAAGCCAGAATATTGTCGAAGCAGCAAAAGCCCATCATGTGGCCATTAAACATGGATGCGCCAGCGGTTCTTGCGGAGATTGCAAGGGCACCATCCTGTCCGGAGAAAGTGAGCAGGGACCCTTCATGCCCCTGCTTTTATTGCCCACAGAGCGCGCTGCGGGCATGGCCATTTTGTGCAAGCTTTATCCGCGCAGCAATCTGCGGCTGCAAGCTGAAGTGATTTCCGGGGACGTCTGGAATACTGAAATTGTGGGGTTGAGCAAACTGGCCTGGAATGTGCTGGAACTGCGGTTACGGCCGGAAAAACCCTATCCATACCGAAGCGGGCAATATGCACGGATGGCCGTGCCGGGACAGGAAAATCAATGGCGTTCTTACTCCATGGCCACCCCTCCACAGGACCGGGACGAGTTGGTTTTTCATATCCGCGAACTTCCGGGTGGTCTGTTCAGTCGCTGGCTTTTCTACCAGGCTCAATGCGGCGACGCAATCACGCTCGGACCGCCACAAGGAGACTTCGCTCTCCAGGATAATACGCGGCCCCTGCTTTGTATTGCCGCAGGAACAGGATTGGCACCCATTGAAGCCATCATTCAGGAAAGTATGCACACAGGGCAAACCCGCCCGATTCATCTTTTTTACGGCGCCAAAAAACAGCGGGATTTTTATCATCTGGAAACCCTGCAGCAATGGGCCGGACAGTATGCCCATTTCACTTTTACACCCACCATTTCCGATGGCGAAGATACGCAGTGGAAAGGTGCCCGCCGTCTTCTGCCCACGGTGGCAGCCAACGGCCACTGGCAGGATCATGAAGTGTATTTGTGTGGCGGACCCGGCATGATAGAAGCGGCCATTGATCTCCTGCGTTCTCATGACGTGCCTCATGCGCACATACATTTTGATTCTTTTGCACCCAACGGTTAG
- a CDS encoding glycine cleavage system protein H codes for MSEHNGCELPEDLFYDLDYVWVRPEEDGTLTIGVTDPAQTMSGRLQKARIKKVGTHLEAGRHVATLESGKWAGGVPVPFAGEVIARNEQLLEDPHLINIDPYKDAWIARVKPDDPQHALDNVKTGSEAIEALEAWIKRYGVQCMRCSE; via the coding sequence ATGAGCGAACATAATGGTTGTGAACTACCTGAAGACCTGTTTTATGATCTCGATTATGTCTGGGTGCGTCCGGAAGAGGACGGTACGCTGACGATTGGCGTCACAGACCCTGCACAGACCATGTCGGGCCGCCTGCAAAAAGCCCGTATTAAAAAAGTCGGAACACATCTGGAGGCCGGACGGCATGTGGCTACGCTGGAAAGTGGCAAATGGGCGGGCGGCGTACCCGTGCCCTTTGCCGGTGAAGTCATTGCCCGCAACGAGCAATTGTTGGAAGACCCGCACCTAATCAATATTGATCCTTACAAGGACGCCTGGATTGCCCGCGTCAAACCGGATGATCCCCAACATGCCCTGGACAACGTCAAAACCGGTAGTGAAGCTATTGAAGCACTGGAGGCCTGGATCAAACGCTATGGAGTGCAGTGTATGCGCTGTTCGGAATGA
- a CDS encoding globin domain-containing protein has product MSINIQLIQSSGAAVKDLGVPVAEHFYNYMFTHFPEVRKMFPGDMTEQRIRLFNSVILIATTIDNLEVLVPYLKELGISHIKYDTRPEHYPIVGKSLLNTLKHFLGAAWTQEMAESWIEAYNLASTVCIEAAYEAMAPSRFVPVTIDDVPPAV; this is encoded by the coding sequence ATGAGCATCAATATTCAACTGATCCAGTCCAGTGGTGCAGCTGTGAAAGACCTGGGTGTTCCGGTTGCCGAGCACTTTTATAATTATATGTTTACGCATTTTCCGGAAGTCCGGAAAATGTTTCCGGGAGACATGACCGAACAACGTATTCGGCTTTTTAATTCGGTCATTCTGATTGCGACCACTATCGACAATCTGGAAGTGTTGGTCCCCTATCTGAAAGAACTGGGCATTTCACACATCAAATATGATACGCGTCCGGAACATTATCCCATCGTCGGTAAAAGCCTGCTCAATACCCTGAAACATTTTCTGGGCGCTGCATGGACTCAGGAAATGGCAGAATCCTGGATTGAGGCCTACAACCTCGCGTCCACGGTTTGTATTGAGGCAGCCTATGAGGCGATGGCTCCTTCCCGTTTTGTCCCGGTCACCATCGACGACGTTCCGCCTGCTGTGTGA
- a CDS encoding DHA2 family efflux MFS transporter permease subunit: MAFSHDAPAVSPLSTGMVLLLNLVIGLGHFLVLFNTGAYLPMIPHVAGSLGVNPDFADWTQADFFLAMALAFPTSPWFLQRWGEMRVLAGAFMAFALASAICAQTGHYDAFLSARIVQGFSGGLTIPVSLQIILRHYQAHRRNIGLGLWGVAALTPFTLGPVIGGWITDSIGWRWLFFLNIPIAISVAIIIVILLFGREMEHRHPPLDWPGLLMLLIALATLESALNAGEIISWWRSLPIIFLGSISLITLIFFGIWEWYSTHPLLELTLLKRRNFMIGGIVLFFTALFFQGSIAIYIVGFQLVMGYSAWLVGLLILPMAIFSKISFFLTQRLLNHLDARILAIFSLLGFAAASFWVASYNHPASFSELLWPQAFVGIFLGSLFPSIIAIALSGLSGPAEIRGTAFLNVLRLCGQAMGIPLIATLFDRRMILHAHFLAEVHNSTRVYAPKPTVSNIRTAHYIAHQAAMLAFNEIFYIAAWGFLLGAGLMLFSKQVVYAEPDIRVRRAIEELVDL; encoded by the coding sequence ATGGCTTTTTCACACGATGCTCCGGCAGTTTCTCCACTCAGCACCGGCATGGTATTGCTGCTGAACCTGGTGATCGGGCTCGGACATTTTCTGGTGCTGTTCAACACTGGCGCCTATCTGCCCATGATACCCCATGTTGCCGGCAGTTTGGGCGTCAACCCGGATTTTGCGGATTGGACCCAGGCAGATTTTTTTCTAGCCATGGCCCTGGCCTTTCCGACTTCTCCCTGGTTTTTGCAGCGTTGGGGAGAAATGCGGGTTTTGGCAGGTGCCTTTATGGCGTTCGCCCTGGCTTCGGCCATCTGCGCGCAAACCGGCCATTATGATGCATTTCTGAGTGCCCGTATTGTTCAGGGATTTTCGGGTGGATTAACCATCCCGGTCTCCTTGCAGATTATCCTGCGCCATTATCAGGCACATCGCCGTAATATTGGCCTGGGTCTGTGGGGGGTCGCTGCCCTCACCCCGTTTACCCTGGGTCCGGTTATAGGCGGTTGGATCACCGACAGTATCGGTTGGCGCTGGCTGTTTTTCCTGAATATACCCATTGCCATCAGCGTGGCTATCATCATTGTGATTTTGTTATTTGGTCGGGAAATGGAACATCGCCATCCCCCTCTGGACTGGCCGGGTCTGCTAATGCTGCTGATTGCCCTGGCCACTTTGGAGTCAGCCCTTAATGCCGGGGAAATCATCAGTTGGTGGCGATCACTACCCATTATTTTTCTCGGCAGCATCAGCCTGATCACTCTGATTTTTTTTGGGATTTGGGAATGGTATAGCACGCATCCCTTACTTGAACTCACGCTCCTGAAACGACGTAACTTCATGATCGGGGGTATTGTGCTGTTTTTTACGGCCCTGTTTTTCCAAGGCAGCATCGCCATTTATATTGTGGGATTTCAGTTGGTCATGGGCTACAGCGCCTGGCTGGTCGGCCTGTTGATATTACCCATGGCGATTTTTTCGAAAATCAGTTTTTTCTTGACCCAGCGCCTGCTCAATCATCTGGATGCACGTATCCTGGCTATTTTCTCCTTATTGGGGTTTGCGGCCGCCAGTTTTTGGGTTGCCTCCTACAACCATCCGGCCTCTTTCAGCGAATTACTGTGGCCACAAGCTTTTGTAGGAATATTTCTGGGCAGTTTATTTCCATCCATCATCGCCATTGCCTTGTCCGGATTATCCGGCCCTGCCGAAATACGTGGTACCGCCTTTTTGAATGTATTGCGGCTCTGTGGACAAGCTATGGGCATCCCCCTTATTGCCACACTTTTCGACCGGAGAATGATTCTGCATGCGCATTTTCTTGCCGAAGTTCACAACAGCACTAGGGTTTATGCGCCCAAACCAACAGTAAGCAATATCCGCACTGCTCACTACATTGCGCATCAGGCAGCCATGCTCGCCTTCAACGAAATATTTTATATAGCTGCATGGGGATTCCTGCTCGGCGCGGGTCTCATGCTGTTCAGCAAACAGGTGGTTTACGCAGAACCTGATATTCGGGTACGCCGCGCCATAGAAGAACTGGTGGATCTCTGA
- a CDS encoding thiopurine S-methyltransferase gives MNQAYWRQRWQEHRIGFHRPDVHPRLPAFWDRLQVAQGGTVFVPLCGKSLDLLWLVEQGYRVRGVELSPIAVQEFFQEHHLHPQVDSVGAFQRWQAGPVEIFCGDFFDLTGAELKDITAVYDRAALIALPPELRRAYTEKLRDILPHRPPILLITLDYPQETRQGPPFAVPEAEVCALYQPSWAVQHLSSIDLREEGSTDTNRFEELVFALRRGVDS, from the coding sequence ATGAATCAGGCGTATTGGCGACAACGCTGGCAGGAACATCGCATCGGCTTCCACCGTCCGGATGTTCACCCACGACTTCCCGCCTTTTGGGATCGTCTGCAAGTCGCTCAAGGGGGTACAGTTTTCGTCCCGCTGTGTGGCAAGAGCCTGGACCTGCTGTGGCTGGTCGAGCAAGGCTATCGGGTGCGCGGCGTCGAACTCAGCCCTATTGCTGTCCAGGAGTTTTTTCAGGAACACCATCTGCATCCGCAAGTGGACAGCGTGGGTGCCTTTCAACGCTGGCAGGCGGGTCCTGTCGAAATCTTTTGCGGAGACTTTTTCGACCTCACCGGTGCAGAATTGAAGGATATTACCGCCGTGTATGATCGGGCCGCACTCATCGCCCTTCCCCCGGAATTGCGCCGCGCCTACACCGAAAAATTACGGGATATTCTTCCCCATCGGCCACCGATCCTGCTCATCACCCTCGATTATCCCCAGGAAACCCGGCAAGGCCCACCCTTTGCCGTGCCCGAGGCCGAAGTCTGCGCACTCTACCAGCCCTCTTGGGCCGTACAGCACCTGTCTTCCATCGACTTGCGGGAGGAAGGATCCACGGATACCAATCGCTTTGAGGAGCTGGTATTCGCGCTCCGTCGTGGTGTCGATTCGTAA